The genomic interval TTAATTTCTGGATATGATCACATTAATCCTCTGCCCAAAATTTTTCAGTGGCTCCCTGCTGTTTTCAAGATAAAATCTGAGCTTCTGCAGCTGGGTCGCAAATTCACTCACATCACACAGAGATGTACAATGATATAAGTCTGCTCTGTTTCCTAGAACTGATTCGATCTTGCTCAGGACGCCTCGACCCTGCTGGGTAACAGGGGCAGGGGAACTAAAATTAATCCACTCTAGTAAACTCAGTaggtccccaaaattttttagACAGCTTCTAAGTAAGTCAGAAGGTTTGGATGACTCCATCTTTCAGATTACtttacccttccctttctcattttcAAGATAGCATTTGGATTTATAGGGATGTTATGTGAATAAGGGGTCCCTTAGCCATGTAGTCCTTGGGGTTCTGTCAGCTGGCATTTATTGAAATGTGCTTGGTCTGGTGTAAGTGAATTAGTGAATTACAATCCTGAGAGGTAGTTAATCCTATaaccattctacagatgaggaaactgaggctaaatGAGGTtcataacttgcccaaagtcacagttaggtaagtggcagaaccagaaaTCAATGCCACCCTGATTCTGGTAGGCACTTGGATCCCAGTTTAGAATTCCAGAGATAAATTAAGGCTGGATTTGGGAGCGCTGTCTTCATGGTATTGCTTCAGGATGTGCATATCCATGGAGAATATGTAGAATGGAGTAAGGCAAGGGAACAACTCGAAACGCTTAGGAATATGGGATAGGGTAGGAAGGCCTACCTGATGGCTCCTGACCAAGATGATCTTCCCCTTAGGAGAGCTTCTAGGATGGAGTCATGCCTATCCTAGCCAGGGCTGAGCCATCCCTCAGGACACCTCATTCCTCTTTGTCTCAAGCTCCCCCATGGCAGCGCAAAGCACAAACCCCAACCAATGCTGGGTGGCAACTCCGTAAATGTATCCAAAGAACTGTGTTGGCAGGGCTGCTCACACTCGCTGGGGCTACGGAATGTAATCAACTATTAGATATTCTGGAGTGGGGAAGCCGATTCCACACCCAGATGGAAGTGGACGTGAGGGAGTATAAGGAGTTTTCAAGATGAGGAGATTCAGTCTTTTCCCAGGTGTGGGGATGCAAAGGCCTCGACCAAATGTGGAGGAGTGGTCTTCTCGGATATGGAGGTACAGAGGCTTTGGCCTTTCTCAGATAGTAGGTGTGCAGCTCTTCCAAGTGTGGAAGGTGCGAGAAAGCCCGGCAAGTAGACGGGCCTCGCCGCCCCTACTCCCTTCCCCTTGGGGAAGGATCAAGACTGAATAGCCGTCTCAGCCCTCCTTCCATCCCCGCCCCCAGACCCACGCCCGCACTAGTGGCGGGCCAGTCCCCACCCCAGCACACAACCAATGGCACGTGAGTCTGCAGCAACCAGCCAATTGAATGACGGTAGCGGCGTGGAGATGGCTCCGCCCCCCACAGGCCGCTGGCTGCCGGCCTCCCAGGAGGCGGGGCTCTCCGCTGTTTTTGCTGTCCGCCGAGCCTGGCCGAGCCTGGCCGAGCCCACCCGAACGCAGCCGAGCCCAGCCGAGCCACGCGCCAGGGCTGCCGCGGCCGCCCGAGCGCCGCCAAGACAGCTAGCTAGCGGCCGTGGCCGCGGAGGAGGCGCCgccccagggggagggggtgCCCGCTCCCCGCAGACCGCCCGCGGCAGAGGCCGTTCGGGTCGAGCCGCGGCGGGAGCGGCCGGGGGTGGCTGCGCGGTCGAGGGGAAGGGCCGGGGGAGGGGACGTCGCCCGGCCCGCCTCCCGCGCCCCCAGCCCACAGGCTCCGCGCCTCGGTCGGCGCCCAGCATCTCGCTGCCCCGGACCCTCCGGCGGGTGTGCGCCGGGCTCAACTCAGGTAAGGGGGTCCTTCTCCCACGGACACGGAGGCGGGGAACCAGAGACCcagaaaaggagataaaaagcAAGAGACTtacacagagatacagagacacagcccggaggagagacagacacaaaGACACAAAAGGGACGCACAGAACCACAGAGACAGACCCCACGGAAAAAGGGAGAGACACGTCTACGGGGGACCGAGGGGCACACAGCcatgaagaaagagggagagacagagacccatatacacagagacagggagaaagacacagagacgTACAGAGATACACAAAGAGATAGACTGGGAGAGAAACGAGACATACACCCAACACACTCAGACACTCAGCTGCACAGGTTCAGAGGTGGGTAAACGGAGGCATACATCTCAGAGAGCTGAGAGACACACACCTGACCTAGAGAGACGGTCCCACAAAGAGGTCACACCTAGGTACACAGCCTGGATACACAGACCCACACATGCCTGCCAAGGCCTCCACAAAGTTCCCTCTGTGTGAGCTGGCGCCTCCAGAGGTCTCCCACACTGGCTGGCTGGAGTTGGGAGAGTGGGGAGCATCCAGGCCACGCTGAAGCTGGTCACAATCCCCATCCTCCAAGGCCTTGGGCTACCTGGGTCCCGCCCACCAGAGTGCTTTAGAGGGCTGCACGCTGGGTGGGCAGGGCCAGAACATGCCCACCTGTTCTAAGGAGAGTGAAATGTGGGCTGCCTACTCCAGCCTCTCCACTGTGGCTATACCCCCTCCAGGTGCCCAGAGCCAGGCCTGAGCAGGGGGTGTTGGCTCTGTGGAGTATTTGGGCCGGCTGGGACCCAGTCCTCTGCCAGGGAGCCAAGATGTGAGAGGGGGctatcttctttcctctcctcctagGCCTCACCTCATCCCTCCTCCTCACCACCCTTTCCTTTACTTTGTACGCCCTCCCCACAGGCTCAGGACTGCAGGTGGACATCGCTACTGACCAGGAATCGTTGAGTGTGCGACAGAACAGCTTCCTGGAAAGGCCGGCGATACCGGAGTCCTGCCTCGGCATGGGCCTTGCCATTGACAGAGCCCTGCTTCCAGCCCTGCTGTCTGTGTTGGTCTGAGGGTGCTGCCCGTCATGGGGGCAGCCATCTCCCAGGGTGCCCTCATTGCCATCATCTGCAACGGCCTGGTAGGCttcttgctgctgctgctctgggtCATTCTCTGCTGGGCCTGCCACTCCCGCTCTGCTGACATTGACTCGCTGTCCGAATCCAGCCCCAACTCCAGCCCTGGCCCCTGTCCTGAGAAGGCACCCCCTCCCCAGAAGCCCAGCCATGAAGGCAGCTACCTACTGCAGCCCTGAAGGCCTCTGGCCTAGCCTGGAGTCTGGGACCTAAGTCCACCTCACCCAGAGCCTGGAATCAGGATCCCAGGGTccagtcagcctgggatgcagaactTGGAGTCCAACCTGTCTGGAGCTGGACCTAGCAGCTCAGAGTCTAGCCAGCCTGGATCCAAGAGGGGCTCTGGTGGCCCTGGATAGACAGGCCTAGGGTAGGGGTTCATGAGTTGGTGCTAGGGCCTGGGCCATCTGGAGTCTGCTCCGTCCCAAGGGCCAGGGGCTGGGTCCACCCTCTTCCTAGGCCGAGTGCCTCTAGGCCCTCTCAGTTGGGGAAGCAAACTGGAATCCATGGCAATAATGGGAGGGTGTCCAGGCCGGGCCCCTCCACTGGTCCTCCCACTGTTTGCTGGATAATAAATGGAATTATGGCTCTATGttgagattttcttcttttcctgagGGCTCTGCAGTAACTAACTTAAAGGTGGGTGTGGGCTTCCAGACACAGGTTTATTTGTGCAAAGTAGGAGTGGGTAGTGGTGATGAGGGCCAAGTTCTGGGATGAGTGCCAAAACAGGATGTTGAGGGCAGATGCTGGGACCTTATCAGGGGTGGGGTCACATATTAGGTGCTAAGACTGGCTTGATAACCAGGGTCAGGGGCTATAAGTACTGGGTTTAAGAAATAGGACAGGGACTGAGGCCAGGCCCTTAGATCTTGGGTTTCACTTCTCTCACCAGGTTCAGCAGCTTGTCCAGTTTTGCAATCTCCACAGCTGGACCCTTCTGCACTTCCTGCCCCTTCTTTTCCTGGGGAGAAGGGGAGTATATAGGGAGGAATGGTGAGTAATGGGCCACCGCTGCCTGGGTCCCGGCAGTACCTCCTCTGCCCAGCCAGCTCCAGCTGTGCCTTGCCCCTCCCCTGCTCAATTAGATTCTAGATCTCTACCTGATCCTTCCCCAACTCGGGTTAGGTGACACAAGGGCCCAGCTGAAGTTTATAAGAAGCATCCAGATCTGGTTCTGAACCTCAGATGGACACAGGGTCCTTCCCACAGGAAGGTGCCTGGCTGAGTTCTAACAAGGAGCTAAGAATTGTGTGTTTGCAAGGGAGAGGGGTGTAAATAAACCACAGGTCCCTTCACCTAGTACTCTAATacgttttttttaaagattttatttttattcactttagagaggggagagagagagaagggtggggggcaggaagcatcaacttccatgtgtgccttgaccaggcaagcccagggtttcaaaccagcgacctcagcattccaggttgacgttttatccactgtgctaccacagggcAGGCATACTTTTAGGTCAGCTTGGGAGTGGGGTACCATTTGGGGCCAGGCCTGCTGTGTGAGACACACCTAGGGTGGCGGTAAGGTGTCAGGAGACCCAAGAAGGCAGATGGGATGTCCCATGTGATTCTAGATGTCCTTGGCTGGATCTGTTCCTTGGAGGAACAGATCCATAGTTTATGACTGTTCATTTCTTCCCACAAAGCACTCTAATGCTTTAACTGGTAAGCTGggcacagaaaaacagacactgggGTGTGTGTCACTCACAGGCCTTGAGAGCTCCTTGGTAGACCAGTGCCAGTCCTATCCTCCCTTCTGTCCAGGCCGTGGGGTGTGGGCTAGGCCAGGGCAGCTGCcatttcctgccttctctctgctccaaACCCCCGCCTTCAGCCACCTGTACCCACTGCTCACTGGCAGCTGCCCCAGCTTTGCCTGCTGAGAGCCCAGCCTGGATCTAGCTCAAGCTGTGAGGTGGGAGAGAGTGCAAGGCCAGCAGCCCCCTTCCTGGCCTCGTCTTGGCAGCTGACACCACGTGGAGCTCTGATTTCCTCCTGGTGTGACCCCTGCCCCTGCTCTCAAATCTGTTTCCCCTTCCCTTGTGGGCAGTGCCTTTGCCACGATCCAGTTTACCTCTATACTCTCGAGGCAGAAGACAAAGATGTCTTTttcactccccactctccctcccaaATTAAGTTCATGTTCTCTTCTTGGCCTCATCCCATCCCCTGGGAGGTAAGGGACCGGGCTCTTAGTTCCAGCTTTGTTATTAACTCCCTATATGACTTTGGACATGTCCCTTGCCTTTCTGAGCTTCAATtttccacatatatatatacagtagttAAGGTAAGGTAGTCCTTGACCTTTGTTTGACAAGCTTTCCATGGGAAGCACGCTTAGCCAGGAGTTGGGACTGTGTGGCTCAGCCCACTAAGGAAGAACGGGGGGGCTATAGCTCCTAGGAGGGCCAGGAAGGATGACCAGGGAACTGCTATTTGCACTAATCACTTGCCTACTAATAGGGTCAGATGGTAATTTCACAGGAACTTTCAATCTACCCAAGTATCAGCTCTCAGCTGTCACTTGCTCAGGTCGTCCTCTAATGCCAAGGTTCTCAGGTCCTCAAAGACATAAGTAACCAGCTTTCCCAGCCATGACTGACCCTTACTCTGAGAGGATTTGGAACTGACTGAGGGACATCCTTGCCTCCCTGGGTCAGAGTGGGCAGGGCAGGTCCCATCCAGATCTACCACCCTTACCACACGACAGCTGTACCCCTGCCCCAAGAGATGACTATCATCCCTTCCACAGGGTTGTCCAGCTCTGCCAGATCTAGCCTGGgtctctcttctcactaaattaagAGCAGATTTTATCTGTTGCACTAATTTTTctgcctccttccccctcctaGAGGCCAGCTCGCTGGGCTCAGCAAAGAACTTCAGACCACACCcgaccaccccaccccactccactccCAGCCCACCACAGCCTCTGGGCCACAGCTGCAGGCGCTTAGCAGCCTTTTGAGTATTTATAGCCaaacccaccccctcccccagctggctACAATTACAGGCCCCACCAAACTTCCAGCCCTTGTCTCTCCTTGGCCATGGAAGGGAATAGACCAGACCAACACCAGAAGGATGGTTTCGTGGCCCCTGCCTTGGTAGGGTTGCAGAGGGGCAGGTGTCAGCTGTGGAAAAAGACAGGCCCCTGCCCTGGCCTCAAACTATAGTAAGTGCCTCAAATTGCAACTATGAGGTACTGTCATTAGGGCGACTTGACCCAGCTCTGGCCCAGCTCCAATCCTGGCCCAGAATTTGGCAGAAAGCAAATTCCATTTCTACTCGTAGCACCCAGTGGGCAGGACTGGGTTCTGGGCTCTAGGCTCTGGATTTTTAAGTTAGACCCTTGCACTCTGGATTCTAAAACCTAGGTTCTTAAGTCTGAGCCTGGACTCTAAGATCTAGACTTTGAGATCGCAGCTCTGGGCAATGTGGCCTGTATTTGGGGCCCTTGGGCTCTGGGCAGGGTCTCCAGATCCTTAGAGATCTCAGAAAAGAACCAGAGCTCAAAAGGAGGACTGCCTGGCTGGCTGTTGACCTAGTTATCCTCCTCACGgctcatttctttcttccctgtgTGGACCCACAGTTCCCAGCTCAGGGACCATTGGAGCTGAAGCCCTGTATAAGCTCAGCCAATGAAGCAGTGACTAAGACCCAAGCGCCCTGCCTGGGTGACCTGGTCTACACCAAATAAGCCAATGGTGTCCACACGCTTCCCCCAGACTTCAATCCCACGTGGTCACCTACTCACTGAATATCTCCCACCTGCCGGCTTCACAGGAAACCCCGATTCAGCATATACAATCTGATTTCATTGTCTCTCCAGAAACCTGCTTCTCTGCTCCTCATCTGGGCCATTACATTACCCTTACCCTGGGTCTCTCAGGCCACAAGCCTGCAGGTCACCCCTGGCTCCTCCCATTTCTCCCATCCCCTACCACCCTGGAGAGTTATTTCTTTTGGTAGCCCAAACTCCCCAAGCATACCTTTGGCATCTTGCGCAAGTTCGGTGAGAGTTTGAGGCAGGTGACATGCCCACGGTCATCGCCCACAATGATGATGGGGTGGACAGGATTGAACTGCACATGGGTgatcttgttcttctttttggcTACCACGGGCTGATTGCAGATGGCCTCGTACTTGTTGATGGACAAGTCAAACACGTGGGTCTGTGGAGAGGTGGGTGTCAGCACACTTGGGGCTAATGAGGCTTCAGAGGAACCACCCTGGGCTTTCTGGGAAACACAATAAGCCTAGCACACTGGAGCTGCGAGCAAAGGGGGGGTTCTCCTatagttgaagaaataaaaataaaacatttaggaGAAAATTTAAGTCTATATAgaattaacaataataacaactaccatttactgagcacttactatgtactaGACTCTGGGCCAGTATGGCATATGGTTGTAAAATCTAGTAATCCTCAGCCATTCTATAAGGTAGAttctattattatctctattttataaatgaggaagtaGAAGCTCCTAAGCCTAACTTGCTAGTAAGCAGAATCAGGGCTTATACTAGTTAATATATGTAAGGTATTCAGATAGTGCTTGTCATACAAATGATCAACAAATGTTTGCTCTTATTTTTACCATGCCCTAAGTCCATAAAATTATCAACTTTCACCTGGACAACTGTGGCAGTGTCCTAACTGGACTCCCTGCTTCCACTCTTGCCCCTCTACTACAATCCGTTCTTCATGCAGCTGCCAGACttacctttataaaaaaaatctaaaatcctCCAACGGTCTCTAGGTACTACACATAGAATCCAGACTTCTTAGTCTAGATTCTCCACTCTCATCTCATATGCCCTCCCCTTTGCTCACGAGGCCCAGGCACACTTGCCTGCCGATTCCTGAAACCCCTCAAGCTCAGTCTCACTTCAGGGAGCTCAGTCTCACTTCAGGGAGTTTGCACTAGCTGTCTCCACCTGTGGAGTGTCGCCACCCCCTCCTCCTGTGGCTGGCTCTTTCTTGTCAGTCAGCTCTCGGCCTGAGTCTCACCTCTCCGAGGAAGCTCTTCCTGTGGCTGGCTCTTTCTCGTCAGTCAGCTCTCGGCCTGAGTCTCACCTCTCCGAGGAAGCTTTCCCTGGCCGCTCAACCTAAGAGGCCATCCAGTCCTTTTTTtacctcactttctctctctttttaaaatacaacagctttactgagatataattcacccatttaaagtatacaactcTTGGTTTTCAGTATATTCAGTTATGAAACCATCTCCACGACCAATTTTAGAACATATTCATCACCTGAAAAGAACCCttgtacccattagcagtcattccTCATTTTCTCCCACCGACCCCCCCAGCCCTAGACAACCACAAATCTActttgtctctatagatttgcttaTCTAGACAAATATCGTATTTacctatgtataagacactccttaattttggggcccaaaatttgaaacaaaatgtattacattaagttatttatttatttatttttctacagagacacagagaggaatagacagggacagacagacaggaacggagagatgagaagcatcaatcattagtttttcgttgcgcattgcaacaccttagttgttcattgattgctttctcatatgtgccttgaccatgggccttcagcagaccaagtaaccccttgctcgagccagcgaccttgggtccaagctggtgagcttttgctcaaaccagatgagcccgcgctcaagctggcgacctcagagtctcaaacctgggtcctccgcatcccagtctgacactctatccactgcgccaccgcttggtcaggctacataaagttattgaatttaagttttattcatcataaaattcatacaactcctcatccatgagaaaaagcaggaaatacaagtaaaaaaatctacaaccactgtataagacgcacccagtttttagatcccaaatttttcgaaaaagggtgcgtcttatacatggggagatatggtataaatagaatcatataaggagtggtcttttgtgactggatTCTTACATTAATCAtgttttcgcctgaccaggcagtggcgcagtggatagagcggcggactgggatgcggaagacccaggttcaagaccccgaggttgccagcttgagcacaagctcatctgggttgagcaaaaaaagctcaccagctcggacctaaggtcactgagcaaggggtcactcggtctgctgtagcaccacggtcaaggcacatatgagaaagcaatcaatgaacaactaaggtgttgcaacgagaaactaatgattggtgcttttcatctctctctgttcctgtctgtctgtccctatctatccctctctctgagtctctttgtgtccctgtaaagaaaaaaaaaattcatgttttcaagattcatccaaaTTGTAGCATGTCTCAGTACTTTATTCCTTGGTTTGCTGAATACTAATCCTTTTGGATATaccttttgtttatccattcatcaaccGATGGGTTCTTTCCACCTTTTGACTGTTAGGAATAACACTGCTACAAACATTTGTGTGCACATCATCATCTTTCAATCTCTGCCTAGCACTTAACACTATGGGCAtttagttattgttgttttttgtctctttcccctccctagaatataagctccatgagagcagggGCTGCAGTCACCAGGCTCTGCCCTGGAGCTAGGCACCATAGTTGCCCTTGGTAAACATATTTTCAGCAGAAGATGACTGAATGATTTAACAGGATGCCCTAATCACTGTCCTAATCACTTGGGCAGGTGACTCTCAGTTTGTATCAAAGTCCACAGGGAAAAGGGGTGTGCATCTCAGAAttttcttacaaaatattttttgctggCCTTTCACCAATCCAGGGGTTTTCAACTGTCAGTTGGCAGACTGTGCTGGAAACCACTGAAACAGACCACTCCTATCTTTCCTTCTCAGACTCAACTTGCACACTTCCAGGGATGGGGACTTCACCACCTTTTAGACACTAGTTCAATCACAAATCAACTCTGACTCATAAGTTTTTCCTCACATCCAGCTTGTATTAGCTACACTGCAGCTCCCAGCCCAGGGGCCTCAGAGAAGATAACTGTTCCTCATGGCATCTCTTCCCCGAGAGTGCTCTCTCCTTCAAGATGAAGAGCCCCATTCCCGCCTCAAGGCCTCATGGGATAaacaattcttcttttgacaGGGCCCTGGGTGGCCTGGCCCTTGAGAATTCACAGGCAGTCCTTATATCCTGTCTTCCCCAACCTGACCTGGGCACAGGATGTGTTCCCAGGAGGAAGACCCCAAGATACCTCGCCCTACCTCCAGTAGCAGCTCAGCAGGGTCGGGAAGAGGGCACTCACCGTCCCATTGGTGGTGACTGCTGCAAACACAGTAGAAGAGTATGGTGCCCAGGCCACATCACCCACGGCTGAATTTAGGTCATAGATGAACATTGGGGTCCTGCAGGGTGGAAAGCTCATGACACAGAGGGTTCACAGGGCTAGAGCCCAGAGGCCCCACCCAGGGTGGGGCCTGAGGAAGGGAAGGGCCAGGGGCAGGCCCCTCACTTGATGGTGTGGTCCCAGATCTTCACTGTCCAGTCGGAGCTACAGGATATGAAGACCTTGGTGTGGTATGGGTTCCAGGACACAGCATCCACTGCCATGTTGTGGGCATCATAGGTATCCAGGAATTGGCTGGAGTAGGATTTAGAGCACTGGGGGTTGGGTAAGGGATCAGGGGTCAGGCATGAAAAAGAGGTCAGCAGCCACTACTTCCTTGGGGGCCCTGGAAGATCGGAACCTGAGACTCCTGTTTTATCCCACATCACTGTCACAGCAATGCTGGGGCCAAGCTACTAGCTGCTCTTCTCACCCACAAGTCcggagagaaaggaggggcttcggggcctgggggttggggtgggcatGGCAGGGCAGCCTtcctggagggggagggaaagtgCTGTAGTCTGCCCAGAGGATTCCGGGACAGGCAGAAAGGCCTTTTCTCTCTGAGCCAAGGTAGAGTAGGTCTGGGGGTCCTGGGTGAGATACGGCTTAGCTTGTGTCTAGGCCAAAGcctatggacagacagacagagcccTGGGTCTATCCGCATCCCATAGACAGAATCCTTGCAACAATGATAAACTTCCCACTTTGCCCAGGTAAGAGTGGATGCAGAGACAGGAGCAAATCCCAATTTCATGATTTCCGAGCTGGTTTCTTGCCCTGACCAGCATGTCCCTATGCCCTCCCTCCGGGAGACAGTGTGACTAAGTAGTCTTATTCTCTCCAGTTTCTCCTGGGCCACCACTGGTGGAAGGGGGGTGGGGACCTCTTTTGCATTCAGACCAGCTCTGGCTGGGCCTCAGGGGCTCCCGGGAGGCTGCCTGTAATTAACATTCTGCATCTCAGCCTAAGAAAAGCTTGCAGTAAAGCTATTTTTGGATGG from Saccopteryx leptura isolate mSacLep1 chromosome 2, mSacLep1_pri_phased_curated, whole genome shotgun sequence carries:
- the ENHO gene encoding adropin; the protein is MGAAISQGALIAIICNGLVGFLLLLLWVILCWACHSRSADIDSLSESSPNSSPGPCPEKAPPPQKPSHEGSYLLQP